In one Mycobacterium sp. NBC_00419 genomic region, the following are encoded:
- the ctaJ gene encoding aa3-type cytochrome oxidase subunit CtaJ: MGGIPLLVVAILAAMIFSRKGNHPATYTLSEPWTHAPILWAAVDEVVPGDGHHGHGSNETIVGGGASGKW, encoded by the coding sequence ATGGGCGGGATACCGCTGCTGGTGGTGGCGATCCTCGCCGCGATGATCTTCTCCCGCAAGGGCAACCATCCAGCCACCTACACACTGTCCGAGCCCTGGACGCACGCGCCGATCCTATGGGCGGCCGTCGACGAGGTCGTTCCCGGCGACGGGCATCACGGTCACGGTTCCAACGAGACGATTGTGGGAGGTGGCGCAAGTGGCAAGTGGTGA
- a CDS encoding HNH endonuclease: MSQRKRNRGHRAAAGTVGSLPGSGLHEDPHIPSPADGSVWGRRRVLLLNSTYEPLTALPMRRAVIMLLCGKADVVHDDPSGPVIHSATRVIVVPSVIRLRSYVRVPYRARIPMTRAALMHRDRFRCAYCGSKADTVDHVIPRSRGGEHSWENCVAACAGCNHRKADKLLAELGWTLRLVPSPPKGQHWRLLCTVKELDPAWVRYLDEGAA; this comes from the coding sequence ATGTCGCAGCGCAAACGGAACCGCGGTCACCGCGCCGCGGCGGGGACCGTCGGGTCCCTCCCGGGCTCAGGGCTGCACGAAGACCCTCACATACCCAGCCCGGCTGACGGGTCAGTGTGGGGGCGTCGCCGGGTATTGCTGCTGAATTCGACCTACGAACCGTTGACCGCGTTGCCGATGCGCCGCGCGGTCATCATGCTTTTGTGCGGCAAGGCCGACGTGGTTCACGACGACCCGTCCGGGCCGGTGATCCACTCGGCGACGCGGGTGATCGTGGTGCCCTCGGTGATCCGGCTGCGCAGTTATGTGCGGGTGCCCTACCGGGCACGCATTCCGATGACCAGGGCCGCCCTGATGCACCGGGACCGGTTCCGCTGCGCCTACTGCGGGTCCAAGGCCGACACCGTCGACCATGTGATCCCGCGCAGCCGCGGCGGCGAGCACTCGTGGGAGAACTGCGTGGCCGCGTGCGCAGGGTGCAATCACCGCAAGGCCGACAAGCTGCTGGCGGAGCTGGGCTGGACATTGCGGCTGGTGCCGTCGCCGCCGAAGGGCCAGCACTGGCGGCTGTTGTGCACGGTCAAGGAGCTCGACCCCGCGTGGGTGCGTTACCTCGACGAGGGTGCGGCCTGA
- a CDS encoding globin: MSQDPQAFYDAVGGAATFRAIVSRFYELVREDEVLLPLYPEDELDAAEDRLRMFLEQYWGGPRTYSDLRGHPRLRMRHVPFKIGFIERDAWLRCMHTAVASIDAQTLDDDHRRQLITYLEMAANSMVNSPF; this comes from the coding sequence GTGTCCCAAGATCCGCAGGCCTTCTACGACGCGGTGGGTGGTGCCGCAACGTTCCGCGCCATCGTGTCCCGGTTCTACGAGCTGGTTCGGGAGGACGAGGTGCTCCTGCCGCTGTATCCCGAAGACGAGCTCGACGCCGCCGAAGACCGGCTGCGGATGTTCCTCGAGCAATACTGGGGCGGCCCGCGCACCTATTCCGACCTGCGCGGACACCCCCGCCTGAGGATGCGTCACGTTCCGTTCAAGATCGGGTTCATCGAGCGCGACGCCTGGCTGCGCTGCATGCATACCGCGGTCGCCTCCATCGACGCCCAGACACTGGACGACGACCATCGCCGCCAACTTATTACGTATCTGGAAATGGCGGCCAATTCGATGGTCAACTCCCCGTTCTGA
- a CDS encoding TetR/AcrR family transcriptional regulator encodes MGRQARAEATRRRIMDAAVELFIDLGYGEAGLAEILARADVTKGAFYYHFESKEAVAAAIIDETYVKIAGAATTIIESSAPAVENIVRATFVVADLMASDRTVQAGKMLAQSLTQVSDRGPKAFLDWTALFVGQVRQAVSQGDLCDDLDPEDVGETVWATVLGTHVVSDAVGDDVFARLARSWRVLLGGIVRAESLPYFRDFVARTYQAYAHAPLTAQ; translated from the coding sequence ATGGGACGTCAAGCCAGGGCTGAGGCCACCAGACGACGGATCATGGACGCCGCCGTCGAGTTGTTCATCGATCTCGGCTACGGCGAGGCGGGGCTAGCCGAGATCTTGGCGCGCGCCGATGTCACCAAAGGCGCGTTCTACTACCACTTCGAGTCCAAGGAAGCCGTCGCGGCGGCCATCATCGACGAGACGTACGTCAAGATCGCGGGCGCGGCGACGACCATCATCGAGTCGTCCGCGCCGGCCGTGGAGAACATCGTGCGGGCCACCTTCGTCGTCGCCGACCTGATGGCCTCCGACCGGACCGTGCAGGCCGGCAAGATGCTTGCCCAGTCATTGACCCAGGTCAGCGATCGCGGGCCGAAGGCGTTTCTCGACTGGACCGCACTGTTCGTCGGGCAGGTCCGCCAGGCGGTCAGCCAGGGCGACCTCTGCGACGATCTCGACCCCGAGGACGTCGGCGAGACCGTGTGGGCCACCGTGCTGGGGACGCACGTGGTGTCCGACGCGGTGGGTGACGACGTGTTCGCCCGGCTGGCCCGGTCGTGGCGGGTGTTGCTCGGCGGGATCGTGCGAGCGGAGTCGCTGCCGTACTTCCGCGATTTCGTGGCCCGGACCTACCAGGCCTACGCGCACGCGCCGCTCACGGCACAATGA